Proteins encoded in a region of the Pangasianodon hypophthalmus isolate fPanHyp1 chromosome 21, fPanHyp1.pri, whole genome shotgun sequence genome:
- the dnajc30b gene encoding dnaJ (Hsp40) homolog, subfamily C, member 30b, with amino-acid sequence MLTFRSVMAEVSGKVGAGVYKLCPFKTNCAFLITSRPHVGVSGACFSLRILEKNNEEAHHTGKQILRTYSTLLLRCPAALIISRSHSSSKNSSLHTSKSAYYDILRVSPNATQAQIKTAYYRQSFRYHPDRNAGSDEAVRRFSEISEAYMVLGSVSLRRKYDRGVLSLADVQSAGRPSRKDTAHRPSPDHHHHHPHPHQRRSGTVPGAGGKPMFDFDAFYRAHYGEQLEREQILRRWREQRKQAQQEDVRKWKLEKGTEMAVGALLALGVVLLFSLKS; translated from the coding sequence ATGTTGACATTCCGGTCAGTAATGGCGGAGGTCAGTGGGAAAGTGGGAGCCGGTGTATACAAACTTTGTCCTTTTAAAACAAACTGTGCCTTTTTAATAACCAGTCGTCCTCATGTTGGCGTTTCTGGGGCATGTTTTAGTCTGAGGATACTCGAGAAAAATAATGAGGAAGCTCATCACACCGGAAAGCAGATCCTCAGGACTTACAGCACTCTCCTCCTGCGGTGTCCTGCAGCTCTGATCATCAGCcggtctcacagctccagcaaAAACTCTTCACTTCACACGAGTAAATCGGCGTATTACGACATTCTGCGGGTATCCCCGAACGCCACGCAGGCGCAGATCAAGACGGCGTACTACCGCCAGAGCTTCCGCTACCATCCGGACCGGAACGCGGGCAGCGATGAAGCCGTGCGCCGGTTCTCCGAGATCAGTGAAGCCTACATGGTGCTGGGGAGCGTCAGCCTCAGGAGGAAGTATGATCGCGGTGTTCTGAGCTTGGCGGACGTCCAAAGCGCCGGGAGACCCTCTCGTAAAGACACGGCACATCGTCCGAGCCcggatcatcatcatcatcatcctcatcctcatcagcGGCGCTCCGGGACTGTCCCAGGCGCAGGAGGAAAGCCCATGTTCGACTTCGACGCTTTTTATCGAGCGCATTACGGCGAGCAGCTGGAGAGAGAGCAGATCCTGCGCCGGTGgagagagcagagaaaacagGCACAGCAAGAGGATGTCCGGAAATGGAAACTGGAAAAAGGGACTGAGATGGCTGTTGGTGCACTGCTAGCTTTAGGGGTTGTCCTTCTGTTCAGTCTGAAATCATAA
- the bud23 gene encoding probable 18S rRNA (guanine-N(7))-methyltransferase: MAASCRRPEHMAPPEVFYNEEEAKKYSQNSRMIEIQTQMSERAVELLNLPEDQPCYLLDVGCGSGLSGDYLSEEGHYWVGVDISTAMLNVALDREVDGDLVLGDMGQGMPFRPGTFDGCISISALQWLCNADKKTHSPPKRLHSFFSTLYSSLTRGARAVFQIYPENSEQLELITAQAMRAGFTGGMVVDYPNSSKAKKFFLCLFAGVSGVLPKGLGSETVDRNVSNQAQFTGQRSRFKNLKGKSMKKSKDWIKEKKERRRRQGKEVRADTKYTGRNRRPRF; the protein is encoded by the exons ATGGCTGCTAGTTGTCGCAGACCCGAGCACATGGCACCTCCAGAGGTG TTCTACAATGAGGAAGAGGCAAAGAAGTACTCTCAAAA CTCTCGGATGATCGAGATCCAGACCCAGATGTCGGAGAGAGCGGTGGAGCTGCTGAACTTGCCAGAAGATCAGCCTTGCTATTTGCTGGATGTCGG CTGTGGCTCTGGACTAAGTGGAGATTATTTATCAGAAGAAGGCCATTACTGGGTTGGTGTGGACATCAGCACTGCCATGTTGA ATGTTGCTTTGGACAGGGAGGTGGACGGAGATCTTGTACTAGGAGACATGGGACAAGGAATGCCATTCAGACCAGGGACTTTTGATGGGTGTATCAg TATCTCCGCTCTGCAGTGGCTGTGTAATGCGGATAAGAAGACACACAGTCCTCCCAAGAGACTCCACAGCTTCTTCAGCACACTGTACTCCTCTCTG acAAGAGGTGCCCGTGCCGTCTTTCAGATTTATCCGGAAAATTCAGAACAG CTGGAGCTGATCACAGCCCAGGCCATGAGGGCAGGCTTCACCGGAGGCATGGTGGTCGACTACCCCAACAGCAGCAAAGCCAAAAA GTTCTTCCTCTGCCTGTTCGCTGGCGTGTCTGGTGTCTTGCCCAAG GGTTTAGGGTCGGAGACTGTtgacagaaatgtttcaaaTCAAGCGCAGTTCACAGGACAGAG ATCTCGCTTCAAAAACTTGAAAGGCAAGTCCATGAAAAAGAGCAAGGACTGGAtcaaggagaagaaggagaggaggCGAAGGCAGGGCAA GGAGGTGAGAGCGGATACGAAATACACAGGCCGCAATAGGAGACCTCGCTTCTGA